One window of the Solanum stenotomum isolate F172 chromosome 11, ASM1918654v1, whole genome shotgun sequence genome contains the following:
- the LOC125845202 gene encoding homeobox-leucine zipper protein ATHB-6-like, translating into MKRLSSSDSLGALMSMCPSTTDDQNHGNSHVYSTRDFQSMLELGLDEEGCVEESGQKKRRLSVEQVKALEKNFEVENKLEPERKVKLAQELGLQPRQVAVWFQNRRARWKTKQLERDYNVLKANFDSLKHNYESLKHDNEVLVKEIRELKLKVYGGENGESRGAVVVSVKEEAMESENDDKMIEQNKPNDLLEEEEDQDQDDVEINASIASTIFADFNKDGSSDSDNSSAILNEDNSPNAAAISSSGAFLISTDGGVGCSSPNLLNFTFKFTESSPKSILGDSQKANCFTYQPPSTTTTTTQYVKMEEHNFFNGEESCSTLFSDEQAPTLQWYCSEDWNFKDTPSHLS; encoded by the exons ATGAAAAGACTTAGTAGCTCTGATTCTTTGGGAGCTTTGATGTCCATGTGTCCAAGTACTACAG atgacCAGAACCATGGGAACAGCCATGTGTATTCAACAAGGGACTTTCAGTCTATGTTAGAATTAGGCTTAGATGAAGAAGGATGTGTGGAAGAATCTGGCCAAAAGAAAAGGAGACTAAGTGTTGAACAAGTGAAAGCTttggagaagaattttgaagtTGAGAACAAACTTGAACCTGAAAGGAAAGTGAAATTGGCTCAAGAACTTGGATTGCAGCCTAGACAAGTAGCTGTTTGGTTCCAAAACCGACGTGCTCGATGGAAAACAAAGCAACTTGAGAGAGATTACAATGTTCTTAAAGCCAATTTTGATTCACTCAAACACAACTATGAATCTCTCAAACATGACAATGAAGTTCTTGTCAAAGAG ATTCGTGAGCTGAAATTAAAGGTATATGGTGGTGAGAATGGAGAAAGCAGAGGAGCTGTTGTTGTTTCAGTGAAAGAAGAAGCTATGGAATCTGAAAATGATGACAAAATGATTGAACAGAACAAGCCAAATGAtcttcttgaagaagaagaagatcaagatcaagatgaTGTCGAGATCAATGCTTCTATTGCATCCACCATTTTTGCTGATTTTAACAAAGATGGTTCCTCAGATAGTGACAACTCAAGTGCAATCTTGAATGAAGATAACAGTCCAAATGCTGCTGCAATTTCATCGTCTGGTGCATTCTTGATCTCTACTGATGGTGGGGTTGGTTGTTCATCTCCGAATTTGTTGAATTTCACCTTCAAGTTCACAGAATCAAGTCCAAAGTCAATTCTTGGAGATTCCCAAAAAGCTAATTGTTTTACTTATCAACCTCcgtcaacaacaacaacaacaacacagtATGTGAAGATGGAGGAACATAATTTCTTCAACGGCGAAGAATCTTGCAGTACTCTTTTCTCAGATGAACAAGCTCCTACACTTCAATGGTACTGTTCTGAAGATTGGAACTTTAAAGACACTCCTAGTCATCTTTCTTGA